A window of the Fusarium poae strain DAOMC 252244 chromosome 3, whole genome shotgun sequence genome harbors these coding sequences:
- a CDS encoding hypothetical protein (BUSCO:55434at5125), which translates to MTTASPQTTNTAKRKRGEESWASYTQFTFQLDPLSFAFPSASATTQTEDGSNSPRSWVTHKFRGLALESGGGAAAVSSEDTDNLMDESMRKRQKSDEIMREAETNPHPTVQQVVDLDGNFVLAPDEPLPSIESCVHVQARQPQQQHLQKQTAGSLQHAYPSINRLSESKSRVKKRTASPPLRIKRPSRRPLDDSDEDEVQIVDPVRAALTWHEDEITIYDPEDEDDDGVGINGIGFKPTPALAQARAKKRKQQMAEYRKREESDARAQRSQRRGCGSGVKLKSEDQSPPRKVRFTDTDASNIAITTG; encoded by the coding sequence ATGACAACCGCGTCACCCCAAACAACTAATACGGCAAAACGCAAGCGAGGAGAAGAATCTTGGGCATCATATACACAATTCACTTTCCAGCTTGATCCCCTATCGTTTGCCTTTCCCTCTGCTTCTGCTACTACACAGACTGAGGATGGCAGCAACAGCCCGCGGTCATGGGTCACCCACAAGTTCCGTGGGCTCGCACTGGAAAGTGGGGGCGGGGCAGCAGCCGTCAGCAGTGAAGACACCGATAATCTCATGGACGAGTCGATGAGGAAGCGTCAGAAGTCGGATGAAATCATGAGAGAGGCCGAGACCAATCCACACCCGACTGTGCAACAAGTTGTCGACCTCGATGGAAACTTTGTGTTGGCTCCCGATGAACCACTGCCGAGTATAGAAAGCTGCGTTCATGTACAAGCACGGCAACCACAGCAGCAACACCTACAAAAGCAAACGGCCGGCAGCCTGCAACATGCATATCCTTCCATAAACAGGCTATCCGAATCCAAGTCAAGAGTCAAGAAGAGAACAGCATCACCGCCACTTCGCATAAAACGACCATCACGGCGCCCCCTTGACGACTCTGATGAGGACGAGGTCCAAATTGTTGATCCCGTCAGGGCCGCACTGACGTGGCACGAAGACGAAATCACCATCTACGACCCcgaagatgaggacgacGATGGTGTTGGAATCAACGGAATTGGCTTCAAACCTACCCCCGCTCTTGCCCAAGCCCGCGCCAAGAAGCGGAAGCAGCAAATGGCTGAATATCGTAAACGAGAAGAAAGTGATGCACGAGCTCAACGCAGCCAACGTAGAGGTTGCGGCTCAGGAGTCAAGCTCAAATCGGAGGATCAGTCACCGCCGAGAAAGGTCAGATTTACAGACACAGATGCTTCCAACATTGCCATCACTACAGGATAA
- a CDS encoding hypothetical protein (TransMembrane:1 (o96-118i)~BUSCO:56160at5125) encodes MASNPQEGQPQPGDKTLHVWSKPIEENGAATTNGENGATSTNTRPTISEAVSMIKKDDFANVANTPCARQGFITGIASGAGIGGLRFVVKGNAGSAANWAVGVFVLGSMASYEWCQYLRREERRQMKRHIEVVSENRRDQARKIQEARRQHDKLEAEKKATAKPWYKVW; translated from the exons ATGGCTTCAAATCCACAGGAAGGGCAACCCCAGCCCGGCGACAAGACTCTGCATGTCTGGTCAAAACCCATAGAGGAAAACGGAGCTGCCACGACCAACGGCGAAAATGGTGCGACATCGACGAATACTCGACCGACTATTTCTGAGGCCGTGTCTATGATCAAGAAGGACGACTTTGCCAATGTTGCGAATACCCCGTGCGCTCGCCAAGGCTTCATCACGGGAATTGCATCTGGTGCTGGCATTGGAGGATTGAGGTTCGTTGTTAAAG GAAACGCTGGTAGTGCTGCAAACTGGGCCGTTGGAGTCTTTGTGCTTGGAAGCATGGCATCGTACGAATGGTGCCAATACCTGCGCCGCGAGGAACGTCGCCAGATGAAACGACATATCGAAGTGGTATCAGAGAATAGGAGGGACCAGGCAAGGAAGATACAGGAGGCAAGACGGCAGCACGATAAGTTGGAGGCTGAAAAGAAGGCGACGGCGAAACCATGGTACAAGGTCTGGTGA
- the POL2 gene encoding DNA polymerase epsilon catalytic subunit (BUSCO:215at5125) has product MPNTSLRRPQKGFRRGGKVAYHGNRTRTFAASSRNEATSADEKWERTRLAHSIDENMGFARYESGKKREGWLVNIQPTAIEDERMPGGRAAVDCYFIEEDGSTFKATVEFEPYFLIAVKKGREPEVEEWAKRVPGDGVVKSIRRVEKDDLNMPNHLLGYRRTFLELKFANVNDLMAARRDIMPIAEKNKKNMNAMDAYAEVATHGNGNFDLFDDSRDDDRNMNSALSDASDFIVDIREYDVPYHVRVMIDLDIRAGKWYFVEAKHGVTKIYPNEERSLPADPVVMAYDIETSKQPLKFPDAASDQIIMISYMIDGQGFLITNRQILSEDIGDFDYTPKPEYPGPFMIFNEPDEKSLIERFFLHIKEARPTVIATYNGDFFDWPFVEARASINGIDMYQEIGWKKDSEDQYKCAYSVHMDCFHWVNRDSYLPQGSRGLKAVTVAKLGYDPDELDPELMTPYATERPQTLAEYSVSDAVATYYLYMKYVHPFIFSLCTILPLSGDEVLRKGTGTLCEMLLMVQAYQREIVLPNKYITPKEAFWEGHLLDSETYVGGHVESIEAGVFRADIPVDFAVDPGAIDELLTDLDAALKFVITVEEQKKFEDVENYDEVKAQIVERLNKLKETPNRHEKPLIYHLDVASMYPNIMTTNRLQPDSMIQESDCAACDFNRPGKTCDRRMPWAWRGEYIPAKRDEYNMIRHALENEKFPGKFPSSPMRPFQDLSADEQAALVRKRLQLYSQKVYHKIHDSTTIVREAIICQRENPFYINTVRDFRDRRYDYKGKAKVWKGKTSTLQSSGAPQSEVDAAKKMIILYDSLQLAHKVILNSFYGYVMRKGSRWYSLDMAGVTCLTGAHIIQMARQLVERLGRPLELDTDGIWCMLPATFPENFSFKLKGGKKLNISYPCVMLNHLVHAKFTNHQYQTLVDQKTLKYETHSDNSIFFEVDGPYKAMVLPTSKEEDKNLKKRYAVFNDDGSLAELKGFEVKRRGELKLIKIFQQQIFKFFLEGETLADCYGAVAKVANRWLDVLHSKGTTLADEELMELISENRSMSKTLEEYGNQKSTSITTAKRLADFLGEQMVKDKGLNCKFIICARPKNAPVTERAIPVAIFSAEESVKRTYLKKWLKEEPTDTDPRALLDWDYYLERLGSVIQKLITIPAALQKVRNPVPRVPHPDWLQRRINIKDDKLKQKKLTDIFKKSPLGDITNINGSGMEDVEDFGSKLLKPKQVGAIIASSQTATVQKRKSPEPVENPDPMSALPQVMPSASENYEEFLMYQKQKWKIQKQARIRRRQLFGDRRGGAVNNLQQTFMKQAHTTYMSNWQVLHLKTTETPGIVMAYVLIDAKIHTLKVNVPRQVFLNLKSKDLPDVEVDGCEVEQVNYTLPNGHPSSHLFKLTVSEDIYFNESEKFSLLFNHPSVEGVYEKQVPLNIRAVLRLGNQCTIDASQHAVLGKGLEQGFDLAGLKRPAKSRTYLDTSPLAYIYISHITAGERQIFGIFSTTNDQAHVVILQRNKDTGQDLPNITRMYSEMLARRHAEAAGTNWQDCFTYQEKLHIKITQVTTRRKAHLEISDVVKKMRKDEPRPQMMVIQSSQRQLLIHDIPILGEFPVLPLKYDIADSSLPPLGWQSVIAKRLVGHYLGLGSWILHLTALARYGDVPLCNLERDDPRFLIDIAYARRLQANGVVLWWSPGARPDHAGYEKDDLLGPLDTVKMPNINNPGTFSSVCIDLDVRNLAINTILTSSLINELEGADSVSFNPAADDSETLASENAFANAGVLVLREMVKAWWTEACRGSTMADVLVQHLVRWVENPDSFMYDRALHYYVQMMSRKAFQQLMADFRRVGSQVVFANANRLILQTTKAEVGNAYAYSQYIIKSIKSKPLFHFIDLEIKEYWDYLVWYDEFNYGGKACQEVVEAEEQTLETIMHWQMATFLPAQLQSTFQDWVIEFIQLMHQLKRPHHGDPDATPRPTQLPSRGLEEHEGQIILGKAFEKPLKKDIIGLLNRQKREQLHPELAGDYTFPSLPGSHLNLSNPILELVKSLMQVLSLDKNITLEARLLRKELLALFEIREFSKEGTFANPSESLRLSQVSCDSCTMMRDLDLCRDEDLFGEGAAWCCGFCGTEFDRVAIEERLLGIVESWVVEWTTQDLKCWRVEGGSITPGREQETGSYEEGCQVLRAKNAQ; this is encoded by the exons ATGCCTAACACAAGTCTTCGTCGCCCTCAAAAGGGCTTCCGAAGGGGAGGAAAGGTTGCCTACCATGGTAACCGTACACGCACGTTCGCGGcctcgtccaggaacgaagCCACATCGGCAGACGAGAAGTGGGAGCGGACACGGTTGGCGCACAGCATCGACGAGAACATGGGCTTTGCACGCTATGAGAGcggaaagaaaagagaaggatGGCTGGTCAATATCCAACCCACGGCGATCGAGGACGAACGAATGCCTGGGGGCAGAGCCGCTGTTGACTGTTACTTCATCGAAGAGGACGGCTCTACCTTCAAAGCGACAGTAGAATTCGAGCCTTACTTCTTGATCGCTGTTAAAAAGGGACGTGAGCCCGAGGTTGAGGAGTGGGCCAAGAGGGTTCCTGGAGATGGTGTAGTCAAGTCGATCCGACGggttgagaaggatgatCTCAACATGCCCAATCACTTGCTAGGCTATCGAAGGACATTCCTCGAACTCAAGTTCGCCAATGTCAACGACCTTATGGCTGCGAGGAGGGACATCATGCCTATTGCGGAAAAAAATAAGAAGAACATGAATGCCATGGATGCTTATGCCGAAGTTGCAAC GCACGGGAACGGTAATTTTGACCTTTTTGACGACTCACGAGACGACGATAGAAACATGAACAGCGCACTTTCCGATGCCAGCGACTTTATTGTCGATATTAGAGAGTATGATGTGCCATACCATGTACGAGTAATGATAGATTTGG ATATACGAGCCGGTAAATGGTACTTTGTAGAAGCCAAACACGGCGTCACAAAGATCTACCCCAACGAAGAGAGATCACTGCCGGCGGACCCCGTGGTAATGGCGTACGATATTGAAACATCGAAGCAGCCCCTTAAATTCCCCGATGCTGCCTCTGATCAGATCATCATGATCTCGTACATGATCGACGGCCAGGGATTCTTAATTACGAATCGTCAAATCCTCTCAGAGGACATTGGCGATTTCGACTACACCCCTAAGCCAGAGTATCCAGGTCCCTTCATGATTTTCAATGAGCCCGATGAAAAGTCTTTAATTGAGAGATTCTTCCTCCACATTAAGGAGGCCCGGCCAACGGTCATCGCTACTTACAACGGTGACTTTTTCGATTGGCCCTTTGTGGAAGCACGAGCTAGTATCAATGGAATCGATATGTACCAAGAGATTGGCTGGAAGAAGGACAGCGAGGACCAGTACAAGTGTGCCTATAGTGTGCACATGGACTGTTTCCATTGGGTTAACCGAGATTCTTATCTTCCCCAAGGTTCTCGTGGTTTGAAAGCTGTTACCGTTGCAAAGCTCGGATACGACCCAGACGAACTCGATCCTGAACTGATGACGCCGTATGCGACTGAACGACCCCAAACACTCGCTGAGTACTCCGTGTCAGATGCCGTTGCAACGTACTATCTTTATATGAAATATGTTCACCCCTTCATCTTCTCTCTCTGCACGATTCTGCCGCTGAGCGGTGATGAAGTGTTGAGAAAGGGAACGGGTACCCTCTGCGAAATGCTGCTCATGGTGCAAGCTTATCAAAGAGAAATTGTGCTTCCGAACAAATATATCACACCGAAAGAAGCCTTCTGGGAGGGGCATCTTCTCGATTCGGAAACCTACGTTGGTGGTCATGTCGAAAGTATTGAAGCAGGAGTGTTCCGAGCTGATATCCCGGTGGACTTCGCTGTCGACCCTGGAGCTATTGACGAGCTTCTAACCGATCTCGACGCCGCTTTGAAGTTCGTGATTACTGTGGAAGAGCAGAAGAAATTCGAGGATGTGGAGAACTACGACGAAGTCAAAGCCCAGATTGTCGAAAGACtcaacaagctcaaggaaACGCCCAATCGTCACGAAAAGCCCTTGATCTACCATCTTGACGTCGCCTCCATGTACCCCAACATCATGACAACGAACCGACTGCAACCCGATTCCATGATTCAGGAGTCTGACTGCGCCGCTTGCGATTTCAACCGACCTGGTAAAACTTGTGACAGGCGAATGCCGTGGGCTTGGAGAGGTGAGTATATCCCTGCAAAGCGAGATGAGTACAACATGATTCGGCATGCTCTCGAGAACGAGAAGTTTCCTGGAAAATTCCCCAGCTCTCCCATGCGACCGTTCCAGGACCTGAGTGCAGACGAACAAGCCGCTCTTGTGCGAAAACGTCTTCAACTGTATTCACAAAAGGTCTACCATAAGATCCACGACTCAACAACCATTGTCCGAGAAGCAATCATTTGTCAACGAGAGAACCCCTTCTATATCAACACTGTACGAGACTTCCGTGATCGTCGATACGACTACAAGGGTAAGGCAAAGGTGTGGAAGGGAAAGACATCGACTTTGCAGTCCTCTGGTGCACCTCAAAGCGAGGTTGATGCCGCAAAGAAGATGATTATTCTGTACGATTCACTACAACTGGCCCACAAGGTTATTCTGAACTCTTTCTATGGATACGTCATGAGAAAGGGATCTCGTTGGTACTCACTCGATATGGCTGGCGTTACTTGTCTGACAGGTGCCCACATCATTCAAATGGCTCGACAACTTGTTGAACGGCTTGGACGACCTCTGGAACTAGATACTGATGGTATTTGGTGTATGCTTCCAGCAACCTTTCCCGAGAATTTCTCGTTCAAGCTCAAGGGCGGGAAGAAGCTCAACATTTCATACCCCTGTGTCATGCTTAACCATCTTGTTCACGCCAAGTTTACGAATCATCAATATCAGACGCTTGTTGACCAGAAGACTCTCAAGTATGAGACACACAGCGACAACTCTATTTTCTTCGAAGTCGACGGCCCCTACAAGGCCATGGTTCTACCAACGTCAAAGGAGGAGGACAAGAATTTGAAGAAGCGATACGCTGTTTTCAACGACGATGGTAGTCTGGCTGAGCTGAAGGGGTTCGAGGTGAAGCGTCGTGGTGAACTGAAGCTCATCAAGATCTTCCAGCAGCAGATTTTCAAGTTTTTCCTCGAAGGAGAAACACTGGCTGACTGTTATGGAGCTGTTGCAAAGGTCGCCAACCGCTGGTTGGATGTGCTGCACAGCAAGGGTACAACACTGGCAGACGAAGAGCTGATGGAGCTTATTTCCGAGAACCGAAGCATGTCCAAGACCCTGGAGGAGTACGGCAACCAAAAATCCACCAGCATCACCACCGCCAAGCGTCTTGCAGACTTCCTTGGCGAACAGATGGTCAAAGACAAGGGATTAAACTGTAAATTCATTATCTGCGCTCGGCCCAAGAACGCACCTGTCACAGAACGAGCTATCCCCGTTGCCATCTTCTCCGCGGAGGAGTCAGTCAAGCGAACGTATCTGAAGAAATGGTTGAAGGAGGAGCCTACTGATACTGATCCTCGTGCACTCCTCGACTGGGACTATTACCTAGAGCGATTAGGCTCTGTTATTCAGAAACTGATCACCATTCCCGCAGCCCTCCAGAAAGTCCGCAACCCTGTCCCTCGAGTGCCGCATCCCGACTGGCTTCAGAGGAGAATCAACATCAAggatgacaagctcaaacAGAAGAAGCTCACTGATATTTTCAAGAAGAGCCCACTCGGGGACATCACTAACATCAACGGCTCTGGAATGGAAGATGTAGAGGATTTTGGCagtaagcttttaaagcCCAAACAAGTTGGGGCGATCATAGCATCCTCTCAGACCGCTACTGTTCAAAAACGGAAGTCTCCAGAGCCTGTGGAGAACCCTGATCCTATGTCTGCACTTCCCCAAGTTATGCCAAGTGCTTCGGAGAACTACGAAGAGTTCTTGATGTATCAGAAACAGAAGTGGAAAATCCAAAAACAGGCCAGAATTCGTCGACGACAGTTATTCGGTGACAGAAGAGGTGGAGCAGTGAACAACCTCCAACAGACGTTCATGAAACAGGCGCACACTACCTACATGAGCAACTGGCAGGTCTTGCATCTCAAAACAACTGAAACCCCTGGCATTGTCATGGCATATGTCTTAATCGATGCCAAGATTCACACACTTAAGGTCAACGTTCCTCGCCAAGTATTCCTCAACCTTAAGAGTAAGGATCTGCCTGATGTTGAGGTCGATGGCTGCGAAGTCGAGCAAGTCAACTACACTTTGCCCAATGGCCACCCTTCCAGTCATCTCTTCAAGTTGACTGTATCTGAGGATATTTACTTCAACGAAAGTGAGAAGTTCTCCCTGCTTTTCAACCACCCTAGTGTAGAAGGAGTTTACGAGAAGCAAGTTCCACTAAACATTCGTGCCGTTTTGCGTCTTGGAAACCAATGTACCATTGACGCATCGCAGCATGCTGTTCTCGGAAAGGGTCTCGAGCAAGGTTTCGACCTAGCAGGTCTAAAGCGGCCAGCCAAATCACGAACTTATCTCGACACCTCCCCATTGGCTTATATCTATATCTCGCACATCACAGCAGGCGAACGTCAAATCTTTGGTATCTTTTCTACTACCAACGACCAAGCCCACGTTGTCATCCTACAGAGGAATAAAGACACTGGACAGGATCTCCCCAACATTACTAGAATGTACTCTGAGATGCTCGCTCGACGACATGCCGAAGCAGCTGGTACGAACTGGCAGGACTGCTTCACTTATCAAGAAAAGCTGCACATCAAGATCACGCAAGTGACTACTCGACGTAAAGCTCATCTCGAAATTAGTGATGTCGTAAAGAAGATGCGTAAGGACGAGCCGAGACCACAAATGATGGTCATCCAATCCTCTCAGCGACAGCTTCTTATTCACGACATCCCAATCTTGGGCGAATTCCCAGTTCTCCCTCTCAAATATGATATCGCAGACAGCTCGTTGCCGCCCCTAGGCTGGCAGTCTGTTATCGCCAAACGCCTCGTCGGACATtaccttggtcttggatcGTGGATTCTGCACCTCACAGCCTTGGCTCGTTATGGTGATGTTCCTCTATGCAACCTAGAACGTGACGATCCTCGTTTCCTGATCGACATTGCTTACGCACGTCGCCTTCAGGCTAATGGTGTCGTGCTTTGGTGGTCCCCAGGCGCTCGTCCAGATCATGCTGGTTATGAAAAGGACGATCTTCTCGGTCCTCTCGATACCGTCAAGATGCCAAACATCAACAACCCCGGGACTTTCTCATCAGTCTGTATCGATCTTGATGTCCGAAACCTGGCTATCAATACAATTTTGACCTCATCCCTCATCAACGAGCTGGAAGGCGCTGACTCAGTCTCATTCAACCCTGCTGCTGATGATTCTGAGACGCTTGCTTCCGAGAATGCTTTCGCCAATGCTGGCGTGCTTGTGCTTCGTGAGATGGTCAAGGCTTGGTGGACTGAAGCTTGCCGCGGAAGTACCATGGCTGATGTTTTGGTGCAGCATCTTGTTCGTTGGGTTGAGAATCCCGACTCCTTCATGTATGACCGAGCCCTGCACTACTATGTGCAGATGATGTCTCGCAAAGCCTTCCAGCAGCTCATGGCTGATTTCCGCCGAGTGGGGTCTCAGGTCGTTTTTGCGAACGCCAATCGCCTCATTCTTCAAACTACCAAGGCCGAAGTTGGCAATGCATATGCGTACAGCCAGTATATCATCAAGTCCATCAAGAGCAAGCCGCTTTTCCACTTCATCGATTTGGAGATTAAAGAATACTGGGACTATCTTGTTTGGTACGACGAGTTCAATTATGGAGGAAAAGCTTGTCAAGAGGTTGTGGAGGCTGAGGAGCAGACCCTTGAGACAATTATGCACTGGCAGATGGCCACTTTCTTGCCAGCCCAACTCCAGTCAACCTTCCAAGACTGGGTCATTGAGTTTATTCAACTTATGCACCAGCTCAAGAGACCTCACCATGGCGATCCTGATGCCACACCTCGTCCGACGCAGTTGCCAAGTAGGGGCTTGGAAGAACATGAAGGTCAAATCATCCTGGGCAAGGCATTCGAGAAGCCTCTGAAGAAGGATATCATCGGTCTTCTCAACAGGCAGAAACGCGAGCAACTTCACCCTGAGCTGGCTGGCGACTACACATTCCCTAGCCTTCCCGGCTCTCATCTCAACCTAAGTAACCCTATCCTCGAGCTTGTCAAATCACTCATGCAAGTACTCTCCCTTGATAAGAACATCACTTTGGAGGCTCGTCTCCTTCGAAAGGAACTTTTGGCTCTGTTCGAAATCCGCGAGTTCTCGAAGGAGGGCACATTTGCCAATCCATCAGAGAGTCTGCGACTTTCCCAGGTATCTTGTGACAGCTGTACtatgatgcgagacctggaTCTGTGCAGAGATGAGGATCTGTTTGGTGAGGGTGCCGCATGGTGTTGTGGCTTCTGCGGGACTGAGTTCGACCGTGTCGCTATCGAAGAACGATTGCTGGGCATAGTAGAGAGTTGGGTCGTTGAATGGACAACCCAGGACCTCAAGTGC TGGAGAGTGGAAGGAGGTAGTATCACGCCAGGACGTGAGCAAGAAACTGGGAGTTATGAAGAGGGTTGCCAAGTTTTACGGGCTAAGAATGCTCAGTGA